In a single window of the Micrococcaceae bacterium Sec5.7 genome:
- a CDS encoding DUF4383 domain-containing protein, translating into MTTASPHAHGVHFGRADVQNVGMGVGIVLMVVGVLGFIPGVTARYSEMMFLGPDSHAMFLGLFQVSMLLNIVQLAIGAAGWAMSRKEMGARNFLMGFGALYIVLSIFGLSVGVDSVANFLSLNTADNWTHMILGVLMVAAGWMFSRMSATDRK; encoded by the coding sequence ATGACTACCGCATCCCCACATGCGCACGGCGTTCACTTTGGGCGGGCAGATGTCCAGAACGTCGGCATGGGTGTAGGTATCGTCTTGATGGTGGTGGGTGTGCTCGGATTCATCCCGGGCGTCACCGCGCGGTACAGCGAAATGATGTTCCTGGGGCCTGATTCGCACGCCATGTTCCTTGGCCTGTTCCAGGTGTCCATGCTGCTCAACATTGTGCAGCTGGCCATCGGTGCGGCCGGGTGGGCTATGTCCCGCAAGGAAATGGGTGCACGAAACTTCCTTATGGGCTTTGGTGCGCTGTACATCGTCCTCAGTATCTTCGGGCTCAGTGTCGGAGTTGATTCGGTGGCCAATTTCCTGTCGCTGAACACTGCGGACAACTGGACCCATATGATCCTGGGCGTACTGATGGTTGCCGCAGGCTGGATGTTCTCACGGATGTCAGCCACGGACAGGAAATAA
- a CDS encoding SPFH domain-containing protein, whose amino-acid sequence MPDLSAFIPLIATLIGAVVIVGVIRLAIKLMWKVAEPNEALIISGLTRGSQDTRDGMDFKIVTGKGALVLPGLQTVRTLALTLNETELKVSCVTSQGIQVIVDGVVIYKIGDAAPFIANAARRFLGQQPKMESQVYNVFEGHLRSIIGSMTVEEIIRERDKLASQVRSASGVEMEKLGLVVDSLQIKDLQDPTGYIQNIAKPHIAQVKMEARIAEATRNREAAEKEAEAAALIADAQSLSAIRQSVAQANAERAKANAAQAGPLADATARQQVVVQETEVAKLEADREEQKLQTTVRKPADAKAYAKRTDAEGQKSADISAAEARARQTELEAQANARRTELQAQANATAAAAAAGATRVTGEAEAAATKARGDATASAVKAKALAEAEGIKARAEALGTNQDAVISQQLAENMPAIIAAAAEPFAHVGQLTVLNGGEGINRMIGGILTQAGDYLPALASALKNGRQATKPPPKAPDA is encoded by the coding sequence ATGCCGGACTTATCAGCTTTCATCCCGCTTATTGCCACCTTAATCGGGGCGGTGGTCATTGTTGGAGTTATCAGGCTGGCAATAAAACTGATGTGGAAGGTGGCCGAACCCAACGAAGCGCTCATAATTTCAGGCCTGACCCGGGGAAGCCAGGACACCCGGGACGGAATGGACTTTAAGATCGTCACCGGCAAGGGCGCCCTGGTGCTTCCCGGGCTCCAAACTGTCAGAACCTTGGCCCTGACGCTGAATGAAACAGAGCTTAAGGTTTCCTGTGTGACTTCGCAGGGCATCCAGGTGATCGTGGACGGCGTCGTCATTTACAAAATCGGCGACGCCGCCCCCTTCATCGCCAATGCAGCGCGAAGATTTCTCGGCCAGCAGCCCAAAATGGAGAGCCAGGTCTACAACGTTTTTGAAGGACACCTGCGCTCCATCATCGGCAGCATGACGGTTGAAGAAATCATCCGTGAGCGCGACAAACTTGCTTCGCAGGTCCGCAGCGCCAGCGGCGTTGAAATGGAGAAGCTCGGCCTTGTGGTCGATTCGCTCCAAATCAAGGACCTTCAGGATCCCACCGGATACATCCAAAACATTGCCAAGCCGCATATTGCCCAGGTCAAGATGGAGGCCCGCATCGCAGAGGCCACAAGGAACCGCGAAGCGGCGGAAAAGGAAGCCGAGGCGGCGGCCCTGATTGCCGACGCGCAGAGCCTCTCTGCGATCAGGCAATCTGTGGCGCAGGCCAATGCCGAAAGGGCAAAGGCGAATGCCGCCCAGGCCGGACCCCTGGCCGACGCAACGGCCCGCCAGCAGGTGGTGGTCCAGGAGACTGAAGTGGCCAAGCTTGAGGCGGACCGTGAGGAGCAAAAACTCCAGACCACCGTCCGCAAGCCCGCCGATGCCAAGGCCTACGCAAAGCGCACCGACGCCGAGGGCCAAAAGTCTGCCGACATCAGCGCCGCCGAAGCACGCGCCCGGCAAACGGAACTGGAAGCGCAGGCAAATGCCCGGCGCACCGAACTCCAGGCCCAGGCCAACGCCACTGCTGCGGCAGCCGCTGCCGGAGCCACCCGTGTTACCGGCGAAGCGGAGGCGGCAGCAACAAAGGCACGCGGCGATGCCACCGCCTCCGCAGTAAAGGCCAAGGCGCTGGCCGAGGCAGAGGGCATCAAAGCCCGCGCCGAAGCGCTCGGGACCAATCAGGATGCTGTCATTTCCCAGCAGCTGGCTGAGAACATGCCGGCCATCATCGCGGCCGCAGCCGAGCCGTTTGCCCACGTGGGGCAGCTGACTGTCCTGAACGGCGGCGAAGGCATCAACCGCATGATCGGCGGAATTCTGACCCAGGCGGGCGACTACCTCCCGGCCCTCGCCTCCGCCCTCAAGAACGGCAGGCAGGCAACAAAACCACCGCCGAAAGCTCCCGATGCATAG
- a CDS encoding HNH endonuclease: protein MTAIILGWDPDRWNCWNYAAVVEQVAETGQFLASWNVGSLQDTPSGAEAWLVVEGRAGNGLLGHGVIVSEQPHAAPQQAEPGKTSMQVRAVFDALLPLGEQLPLGILEDTLPAEPWDGVYGSGLTIGPSDEAKIRELWSRLGPASVSDPTQPVPGTYPEESVSRVEVNRYERSPEARRACIAHHGPGCAACGFSFEIAYGEIGKDFIHVHHIVPASQLGSSYQLDPITDLVPLCANCHAMAHQGVSTPRTVAELRRIIAGAGFLGGSTLGPGELEAQRDAQRILRQD, encoded by the coding sequence ATGACAGCCATCATCCTGGGGTGGGACCCTGACCGCTGGAACTGCTGGAACTATGCCGCCGTGGTAGAGCAGGTAGCTGAAACCGGCCAGTTCCTAGCCAGCTGGAACGTGGGCAGCCTCCAGGACACACCCTCCGGAGCAGAAGCCTGGCTCGTCGTGGAGGGCCGCGCAGGGAACGGGCTGCTGGGCCACGGCGTCATTGTCTCGGAACAACCGCACGCCGCGCCGCAGCAGGCCGAGCCCGGAAAGACCTCAATGCAGGTCCGCGCAGTGTTCGATGCCCTCCTGCCCTTGGGCGAACAGCTCCCTCTCGGGATCCTCGAAGATACCCTGCCTGCGGAGCCCTGGGATGGGGTCTACGGCTCCGGGCTGACCATCGGCCCGTCCGATGAGGCGAAAATCCGTGAACTCTGGAGCAGGTTGGGCCCGGCGTCGGTATCGGACCCGACGCAGCCTGTGCCCGGTACGTACCCTGAAGAGTCCGTGAGCAGGGTCGAGGTGAACCGCTACGAACGCAGCCCGGAGGCACGGCGGGCATGCATCGCCCATCATGGTCCCGGCTGTGCAGCGTGCGGGTTCTCCTTCGAAATCGCCTACGGGGAGATCGGCAAGGACTTCATCCATGTCCACCACATCGTGCCGGCTTCACAGCTCGGCAGCAGCTATCAGCTGGATCCGATCACTGACCTGGTGCCGCTCTGCGCCAACTGCCACGCGATGGCGCACCAGGGCGTGAGCACACCGCGCACCGTGGCGGAACTGCGGCGGATCATCGCCGGCGCCGGGTTCCTGGGCGGCTCAACGCTGGGGCCCGGGGAACTGGAGGCCCAGCGCGACGCCCAGCGGATCCTGCGGCAGGACTAG
- a CDS encoding alpha/beta hydrolase, with protein sequence MGSYVDIDGHPTWVDDRSGPGAPLLLLHGGLSNSDALLNSIGPGLAERYRVVAFDRRGHGYTADTAAEFHYADMATETVRVLEQVVGGPAHLVGWSDGGIVALLVALKRPDLVHKLVVIGTNYHYDGVVPAEMDPESPLAQELSNAYIQRSPDGAEHLEAVFSKSFTMFGSEPTLTTADVGQITRPALVVVGDDDVVAFPHTFSLYEALPEGQLAVVPGASHAVPIEQPDVLTALILKFLDAAEPPRTLIPIRRARPAIV encoded by the coding sequence ATGGGCAGCTATGTGGACATTGACGGGCACCCGACGTGGGTCGACGACCGCAGCGGTCCCGGCGCACCGCTCCTGCTGTTGCACGGCGGACTGAGCAACAGTGACGCGCTGCTCAATAGCATTGGGCCAGGTCTCGCCGAGCGTTACCGCGTAGTCGCGTTCGATCGCCGTGGCCATGGCTATACCGCGGACACCGCTGCAGAGTTCCACTATGCGGACATGGCGACCGAAACCGTTCGGGTGCTCGAGCAGGTGGTTGGCGGCCCGGCCCATCTCGTGGGGTGGAGCGACGGTGGGATCGTTGCGCTCCTCGTCGCGCTCAAACGCCCCGATCTCGTGCACAAGCTTGTTGTCATTGGTACGAACTACCACTACGACGGCGTCGTGCCCGCGGAGATGGACCCGGAGTCGCCGCTTGCACAGGAACTGAGCAACGCATACATCCAACGATCGCCCGACGGAGCCGAGCATCTGGAGGCCGTCTTCAGCAAGAGTTTCACCATGTTTGGTTCGGAGCCGACGCTCACCACCGCCGACGTCGGGCAAATCACCCGACCGGCACTGGTCGTAGTTGGTGACGACGACGTGGTCGCATTCCCCCATACCTTCTCGCTGTACGAAGCTCTGCCCGAAGGCCAGCTCGCCGTCGTCCCCGGAGCTTCTCACGCGGTCCCAATTGAACAACCGGACGTCCTCACCGCACTCATCCTCAAGTTCCTGGACGCAGCCGAGCCGCCCCGCACGCTCATTCCCATACGCCGCGCGCGGCCTGCCATCGTCTAA